GTTATTATACCTGCAACTTGAGAGGTGATGTTAACTTCCTGTAACATTTCAATGCATTCTTTAACATTTTCTTCCTTTAAAGTAAGCACAAACCCAGATCCCGGATACACTTTTAACCATTCATCCCAGCTTACTTTGTTGTTTCTAGGGATTTTGTCGAGTTCAACTATTGCTCCAACTCCAGAGGCTTCTAAAAGCATTCCAAGGGTTCCAAGTATTCCAGGATTACTAATATCCTTACCTGCTGTTAGAAGATGTTTTTTTGCAATGCTGTTCATAACTGTAATCTGTGACTGGACCAGTTCGGGTGTCTTGTGTGATGTAGTATCCCAATTCAATGGAAATTTTGGATGCTGTCGACCATCTAGATCCATTCCAATAATAACACTGTCACCTATCTTTGCCCCACAACTGGTAATTACATCATCTTTACCTACTATTCCAGTTATTGAAACATCAAGAGCTGTGTATGGTGTGTCTGGATGAATATGTCCACCTACCATTGGAATTCCAAATTTTTCAACACCCTCTTTAATTCCCAACATTATTTCATTGCAAATATCTTCTTTGTTTACTGAAATCACATTGGTCATTCCCATTGGTACACCACCCATCGCTGCAATGTCATTGACATTGACTAGAACAGAACAGTATCCTGCCCAACGTGGATCACCCTCTATAAGCCTTCCCCACATTCCATCAGCAGCCATGAGTAATAATGTATCATTTCCAATATCTAATGCTGAAGCATCATCACCAAATCCTAGAGCGGTTCTACCTCCAATATTGTATGTTTCATCAAGTATCTGAGTAGCTCCTCTTATAAAATTTTTCCTGGTAATTCCATCATAATTTCTTAAAGAATTAATAAGAATGTCTAAATCCAAATTTCCACCTCATTTTAGGTTTAATAATTCTAGTTGTATTTTAAATTATATCTGTTGGTGGTGTTGCTAATAATCTGTATTATTTTACTTTTAAAATTTTCTAAATTTTCGATTTCCATGGTTTGTTTACCATTAAATAGTTCTAAAAATATCTTATTGCCTACTATATCATCCAAACCACTTTCAAGCTCCACTATCATCGATCCAACTGTTTTAAATCCTTCTTCTACAACTTTGTCCAGATCTCCATCAGTTATCCCTATTATCGGTACTTTGAATCTATAAAGTATATCTCCTGCAACCAGTGTTGTGTCATCTCCAACAGTTACAACAAGATCAGAATCTTTTAATTGGTAAATGTCCTCAGCAGCATGGCTTAAATAGGATATATTCAATTTGGAATTGTGTTTATTGTATTCCTTTCTTTCTAATATCCTGGGAGGGATTCGAGATCTTCTTAACAATCCTGTTTTAACCACTGCACTGTTTAGATCTATGATTCCAAGTTTTTCAACACCATGATCCTTAATTTCTCCGCCAATAATATTTTTTAATATCCCTCTTTCTGCAACAAGTATAACTTCTGAAGAAGTTGACTTCCCAACTACTATGCCATTTAGGAAAATATTTTCATCCTTTGATACACCTGCAATTTTTCTGTAAACAGTTGTTTCATCTTCTATTGTATTGTATAATGTATCATTTTCCATTTTTTTAATTACAGTTGAAGGTCTCAAAACGTTTAGATCTAATTCTCTAGCTAATTTTTCTGCTAGATCAATCTGATTTTCATTCCACGGTATTACTGTTCCATCGGGTTCTCCGGGTCTTTCAATTTGAATAAGTTCTGGAACACCCTTGCACCTACTAAAAACCTTGTATCCAAATGCATGTCCAGTAATATTGGATTTACCATAATTAATTAAAATAACTACATCTGAATTTTCTGAAATTTTGTCAATTGACTGGCTTGGAAGCAGCTTTTGGTTGATATCTATTACTTCTTCCATTTCCGCGTCAATAACGGCTGTTCGACCCATTGTACCCCCTAGCCTGGCTGTTACATTGCCATAATTTTCTAGAAGTCCCAATATCTTCTTGGCAAAACCAGTGTCAACTATTTGAGGTCCATGAACAACAACACCTATTTTCATCATCACATCAGTTTTGAGTTTAAGTGTTTTTATAATTATCTATAAAAAAAAATTCATAATATTTTAACATAATCTGATAAAAACATGAATATTTGATGATTCAAAAAATGAGCTTATTCTAATTCAGTATTTTATATTTAAACTATTTTTTTAACCTTTTTTTTATAATACGAGTTCCACATATTTCACATTCATCATACATATATTCTGGAGGGTATTTTTTTTTACATCCCTTGCACACCTTTACCCACCCATATATCCCCTTAATTCCCTCGGTTAAAACACTCCTGTAGGGCATTTCAACTATTTTAAGAACATTTTGCATCGAATAATCATCTGTAACGACTACAGGATTCATAGATTCTCTTTTAAGTCTAAATGCAAGTGCTACAAGATTTTTATCGGCTTCAGAAAGTCTTAATACATCCCCTGATTTTATTATAACCTTAGAAACATTTTTAATATCTATTAATTCAGGTTCCAAAATCCGTATAGATCTTTGCTCAATTGCAGATTCTAGAATCAATTTAGATTTCAAATCTTTTATCTCAGAAATAACGGATGCTGTAATAAAATTCTGGTACTTTTTTGAGGAAAAACCACCTATAATTGCAGATGCATCAAGAACATATACTTTATGGTACATATATTCATTTATTTCTTCTTTAAATAATATAAATTGATTAGTTTTAATGAAAAGTAAAAAATAAACATAAATAATTAAATCAAAAAACCTCCTGTTTACTCTTTTATTTTAATTATTGGAGCTTAAAGATCGCTTTTTATAATTTTAAGGGCCAATGTGAAAAAGTTTTTATGTTATAAAAAACATACCCTACCTATGAGGGAGGGTATAATTAGACTCCTCTTAATTTTTTTCGCAAAAAATTAACCGCCTCCGATTTGGACCTAATGCCCTCCCTCACCCCATAAGGAATAAATTAACATCATTTAACTAGTTTTTTTAATAATAAACTCTTCTTTGTATATTCTATTTCGATTAATATTAGATGCCCAATTTAAATTGCAAAATAATTTAAATTCCAATAAACAAAATATATTTTAAAAACTTTTATAATGAATTTAGATTGAAAATAATTAACCATATTATATCAATCAATAGGTGATCCTATGAAAAGTAAAAGCATGGAAGAACACAAGAAGAATGTACCTAAATCAATAAAATTCGGAATTATTACATTAAGTGACAGTAAACATAAAGATTTTTTAGAAAATAAAACCACCGACATATCTGGTAACTTAATAATAGATTCACTGAAAAAAGAACACAAATTAGTATTCTATTCAGTAATTCCTGATGATTCAGAACTACTACTTTTGACTGTTGAGGACATAATAAAAGAGCGTGATGCAGATGTGATAATCACAACTGGTGGCACTGGTATTGGGGTTAGAGATATAACAATTGAGACTTTAAAACCACTTTTAGAAAAGGAAATTACTGGTTTTGGTGAAATATTCAGATATGAATCATACAAAGAACTGGGTACAGGAGCAATATTAAGTCGTGCAACTGCAGGTGTTTATAAAGGTACACTAATTATTTCATTACCTGGCTCTCCAAACGCTGTAAATACTGGTTTAAAGATCATCACACCCGAATTAAAACATCTTGTAAAACATATGCATGAGGGATCATAGGAATCTTTTATATTGAAAATAAAAAAAATTGTCATTTACAAGAAATCATTTACTGAAACTAAAGGTTCCAATTCAATTCCTTCCCTTTTTAAATTATCAATTGCTCCTTCATCTCTATCAACAATTACAAATGCTTTTTTAACCAATCCCCCATTTTCTGATACTGCTTTAACAGCTTTAATAAGGGAACCCCCTGTAGTTGTAACATCTTCAAGAACAATAACTTTATCACCCTCTTTAAGGTCTCCTTCAATTAGTTCTGAAGTCCCATAATCCTTTTTTTCCTTTCTTATCATCAGCATAGGGATTGATGACAAAATAGAAACAGCAGTAACTATTGGAATAGCTCCAAGTGCAGGTCCTGCTACTTTATCCGTATCATTGATATCTAATTTTTCAGATATTATTTCAGCTACCTTTGAAAGGATTATAGGGTCTGTTATGGCTCTTTTCATGTCAACATAGTAGTTGCTCTCTTTACCCGAAGATAGGGTGAACTTTCCATATTTCACTACATGGTTATCTTTCAGAAGTTTTATGAGTTGATTTTTAGTGTTTTCCATGGGGATCACTTGAAAATATAGATTATTATTACTTATATTGGATTTATATAATTAATTAAATTATGATCATTTGAATGATTTATTGCTATCTCCAGTTTTGAAACTTTCACAAGATTTGCAAACTGCCTTTTGAATATTGTAACATTTTCCACAGATTATGCTGCCACAAAGAGTGCATGTGTACATTTTACCTGGTCTGCCACATATACTACAGATACCACTAACTTCCAAATTAATTCACCTACTAAAAAAAATTAGTTGATTATATAAAACATAATTTTAATTGTAATCTTTTTATAAAATAAAAAATTAGTTTAATTTATTTACTGTTCAGTTCCTTCTCCTTCTTTGATGGTGTCTTTTAAAAGTATTTTATCTCCAATCTTCTTTACCATGTCATAAGGTACTATTGTTTCACCCTTAGATATTCCAAGACCCTCTGAAATTCCGCCCTTTCCAAGTATAAACGCTTCTAATGTTTTGGTTTCAAAATCTACCTCTACATCCTTCACCTTACCAATTACAATTGCAGAACTATCAAGAACTTCTTTTCCAATAATTTCTTCTATTATCCTCATGGTTTCACCTTTATATAACTATGATTAGCTTACAAAATTACGATCTTATTTAAGTTTAATATTATACTTAAAGTTTTATTTTAAAAAAGAAAGGGAATCTGCATGTTTTATTATTATAAATAACCAAAATTGAAACTAGATATTATTAGGAATAATTAATTGTTAGAAATTAGTTCTTTTTATTCCAAGTATTTTAATATTTCAAAAATAACATTAAAAAAATAAAAAAAAGAAATGGGTTTATTTATCCCACATCTTTAAATGCTTTGTCTAGTATTTCCTTACTTGGTGGTTTAGTGAGTAAACTAACAACTATTGTTAATATAAATGCTAGAGGAACACCAATAACCAAAGGATCTACTGTTGGCCAAGGCATAGTTGTTATTAAAACCACTTTACCTGTCAAAGCTTTGCATACTCCAAGGGCTGCTGCTGCTTTCTGGTTTATAAACAGATATGAAATAGCTGTGTATACTGTTCCAACAACAAGTCCCGCAATTGCACCTTCCTTGGTTGTACGTTTCCAGAATAATGCACAAACGTACATGGCAAGGAAAGCAACCGCTGTCAAACTGAACCACATGGCAGTACCTACTGCAATGATATTTGCAGGGAGTATAAAACCGAGTATGACTGCTATGAAAACAGCTACAACAATACCTGCTCTAGCAACCATTACAGAGGATCCTCCTACTTTATTTGATAATGTTTCATATATGTCTCTTCCAAGAGCTGTTCCCTGAACATGGAACTGTGCACTTAATGTTGACATTGCTGCTGACATTAGCGTTATCATGAACAGATATGCAAACCACAGAGGCATAGCCGTTGATATAAAGAGAGGTATTATTTTATCGGCATTACCTCCTGCTGCTTGAATAGCTATCTGTCCAGAATGTTGCATAAAGTAGACATTTGATAAAGCACCCACAATAAATGCTGTTCCTGTCATCATGGCTATGAAAACTCCACCAATTAGAACAGCTCTGTTAAGTTCTTTGTTGGATTTTACTGTCATGAATCTTACAACAAGTTGTGGTTGAGATAAAACTCCTATTCCCACTCCCAGTATCAGCGTACTGACCAGCGTCCACCAAAAGGCACTGCCAAGTGTTGGCATCGACGTCCATCCTGTAGCCCCTGTACTTGATGCTGCGGCTGGTACCATTGCAGACATTCCGGAAAGTAATTCATTGGCATGAACAACCCCACCAAGAAGCCAGTAAGTTGCAACTAAAAGGAATGCCATTCCAAAGAACATGATGGTTCCTTGAAGGGCGTCAGTATACATAACACCCCTAATTCCTCCGAAAACAACATAAACAGCAACTATCACTGCCATTGCAACCAGTGCTATATTGTAGTTAATGCCCAGTGTTGTTTCAACAAATCTGGCCATACCTATCAAAACTACCCCTGCATAAAGGGGCATTGCTAGGAATATTACCAACCCACTGAAATATTGTATAAAACGACTATTAAATCTCTTTGATAAAAATTCTGGGAATGTTAATGCACTTAAATTGTGCCCCATTTTTCGGGTTCTTTTCCCAAAGAATACAAATGCTATAAATATTCCAACTAAGATGTTCAAAAATGTGAGCCATAACAGACCCATACCATAAACTCCTGCTGTTCCCCCAAAACCAACAATCGCAGCGGTACTTATGAAAGTTGCACCATAACTTAATGCCATAATATAAGGATGAGTATTTCTGCCTGCAACCATGTAGTCTTCAGAACTTTTGGTTCGTTTCCATGCAACATAACCAACGTAGAAGACCATGAGGAGGTAAATTAAAATTACTATACTGAGTATGAACAAATCCATTTAAATCAAACTCCTAACCCTCTTCATCCCATAATCCGAGTTCTTTTTCTTCCATATCCTTTTCTTTATCATGCCATGCTATTTCTTCAGAAATTTGCCCTTTCTCATCGTCGCCGCCCTTATTCCAGTTAATAATACCATAAACTACACATAAAAGCGTTGCAAGGATACAACCGATATATGCAGCCGAAATCCAGGGGTCGCTTATTCCCAAAACCACTGTCGCACCTCCATTAAGATTGAATTTTTATTAACTATATACATTAATAATGTTAAATCTAAAAACCTTTTAAATCTTTCTATTAGTTCTGAGGTTTAGTTAAAATAGTTCAACTTTTTCATAAGACTTCTGAATAAATTTTAATATATCTTCAATTATTAAATATTATTAACAACATAACTAATCAAGAAAATTAATTGGATTATTTAAATTGGAATAATAGTTTTCCAATGGTAAATTAGTAATAGTTTTTATTTAAGTGATTTAAATCCCAATTTATGTTTATAACCTGTAATTACATTTATTAAGGATATTTTGAGTTTATTTAGGAGGTTAAAATTTGATCACCAAGTTTGAAGAGGTCTTTGATAAAATAAAATCACATCCAAAAAAACAGATAGCTGTAGCGGTAGCACATGATTCAACGGTTCTTGAAGCAGTTACAAAAGCAGATGCCCTTAATATCACAGATTATATACTTGTAGGTGATGAACAAAAAATATTAGACATATCAAAGAATGAAGGATTTGAAATTAATGAAAATAAAATTTACAACGAACCTAATAATATAAAAGCTGTTAAAAAGGCCGTACAACTTGTTAAAAGTAACAGAGCAGATATATTAATGAAAGGTTTTGTGAATACAGACGATTTTTTACGTGGAGTATTAGACAGAGATAATGGTTTAAGAACTGGTAAAGTAATGAGCCACGTGTATGTACTTGAAAGCTCAGCACTTAGGCGATTACTCTTTATTACAGATGGTTCTATGAACATATACCCCGATCTAGAAACTAAATGTAGTATAATATTAAACTCAATATACCTTGCAAATATTTTTGAAATAGAAGAACCTAAAGTAGCCATTACTACTGCAATAGAACTTGCTAACCCTAAAATGCCATCAACAATTGATGCAGCAGTACTTGCGAAAATGAGTCAACGTGGCCAGTTCAGTGGTAAAATTATAGATGGACCTCTTGCACTTGATAATGCTATAAGTCCTTGGGCAGCTGAACATAAAGGAATAGGTGGGCCAGTAGCAGGTAAAGCAGATATTATAGTAGTTCCCTCAATTGAGGCAGGTAATATATTATGTAAAGCCCATGTTTACCTTACTGGCGGTAACCTTGCAGGTGTGGTTATAGGTGCTGCCGCTCCAATAGTATTAACTTCCCGTGCTGATACATCGCAGTCTAAACTTAATTCTATTGCAACTGCAGTTTTGACAGCAAATATGGAGAGAAGTCTCAGTATCAAATTTGGAAATGTACATTATTAAACAAAAATTTATGAAAATTAATTTTTATAAATTAGTTTAAAAATAAAAAAAATTATTGGAATGTAGTTGGCTTAATCATTTTGGAATAACATTATTATTCCCATGATTAACAGCCACAGACCAATTAATATTCCTAAATAGATTGGGTTGGTTACTATTGATCCTACGATTATGTACAATAAACCAATAATAATTGATACTACACCATTCCATCTACTATTTCCAGCCTTTGTGATTACACCGATTATACCCGCTATCACAAAGAATATACCTACAATGTATATAATTAATCCTGCTAAGAAAGCAAAAAGAGCCGGGTTGAAGATAAAACCTATTCCAAGAATCAATGCTATTATACCCAGAAGTATCTCTAGAATTCCTAGACTTATACTCTCACTAATTTCAAATAATCCTCCAAATAGCATCCCTAGACCAAAAAGAAGGACTAAAAATCCTGTGATTACAGCTGCAGGTACAACTCCTAAAACAGGAAATGCCAAAACAATTAGACCAAGAATAATAAGAATTATTGCAATGCCCATTTTTTGCATATTTTAACCTCCATGTTTATCCAACAAACCTCTAATTCTGTTGTATTATATATAATTAGTTAAATATAAAATTTTATTGTTGGAAATGCATGATATTATCCGGTTCCAGACATCAATAAATAGAAAAATCATATATTGTAAAATTTAATTATGTTAAAAAACAAAAATTATAGCAATTAACAACATACAATTATGGGGTGATATTTTTGGCATACATATCTGAACCAATTACTTTCAGTAAAGAAATTGAAGGTTTACCAAAGGATTTAATAGTACCAGAAGGTTTTGTAAAGGATTTCCATTTTTCTACAGAGAAACATCTTATGGTTATTATGCGAATTGTTGGACCAGACACAAACAAAGTTGTAGATTTTTTTGAAAATGGTGAAGACAATGTTTTTAACATACAAACCGTTTCAGCTCTTGATGGTAGGGAAATAAATGATGATTTTATATTAACAGACCTCTATCTTGATGAAGGGCCTAACTTATCGGTAGACATTGATATAGAACCTCCTATGGTCAGAGTAATTTTAGACTTTTTAATGAAATAAATTCAATTATATGTTTGAGAACACCCAACAATATCAAATATGTAATTTCTGACAGAAATTTTTTAGGAGATAATATGGAAGAAAGGGTTTTTATTGCAGAACAACCTAAGCCAGCTGAAGAATCGTTGCAAAATGCATTTGGAGAAAGTTACAGATATTTCAAAGAACTGATGGATATTTCAGATTCCTATATTAAAGACTGGAATTTCTCTAAAACAAGCGGGTGGATGTTAAAAGTTCATGATAATAAAAAAGCACTTTTCTATATTACACCATTAAAGAATGAGTTCAAAAATAAGTATGGCAATCAGGAAAAGTGAATTAAATACCTTCCTAAAGGATATTGATTTGGAAAAAATTCATAAAAAGTTATTAGATACAAAAGAATATAGAGAAGGATTTGTTATCCGATTTAAAACTAATGATGATGATTACAAAAACTTTGAACTTCTTATAATGAAATTAATATCCATTAGAAATTAAAATCATGCAAATTGATAAATTAATTGAATACTTTGAATTAGTAAAATTTCTATTACTATTTTTTTTTGGGATATGTATTTTTAATTTTAGAACTCAATAAACTCCCATAATTTTAGTGATATACAAAATAAAAACTTAGCAGAGAAATATCGATTATTTCTTGATGCTTATTATAAAAGCTCGTGGCCAGCAAGTACTTTGACTTCAGGATATTCCAATAAAAATTCACATATCTGTTCTAAAGTCTTTTGTGCCAGAGATATATCTTCAGTATAATCACATGGGGCTATTTTAAGTCTTAAATTGTCACTTATAAAACTCGCATCCATTGTAAGTAAAATTGGCCCATCCAGACCGTTTATTAAATATGAAATATGTCCTTTTGTGTGTCCTGGAGTTGAAATTGCCCATAGTGATCCATCTCCAAGAAGATCTGCACATGGACCCAATGGTGGTATCTCATTTAATGTGGAGAAGTCTATTTCATATAAAGTATCAATATCCTTTAAAAAATCTCCATATATTTCTGGCTGATATTGTTCTATTTCTCCCTTTCCAACAATGTAAGGAATTTCTTTAGGCAGTTCTCGTGCACCGGCTATGTGATCTGGGTGTAAATGACTTAGAAAAATACTTTCAAGCTTTATTCTATTATTTTTCAGGTGGAATCCAATATTTTCATTTTTCTCTTGGAAGAATTCATCTGCAAATTTTCCTTTGACTCCTCCATGTGGATCATATGTGTACATTGCATCCAATCCGGCATCAATAAGATAATTTCCAAATTCATTGTGTTTAATTAAATGTGAAATAATGGGTACATTGAGTATTTGATCCTTAATGTAGTCAGCGTTGGGATGCTTAAAGTTGATGGTTCCTCTTTTATTAATTTTAACAGAACCTGTTTTGAAACTTTCGAGGATTATATCACGTGGATTTTGAAAGATTTCACTCCAGCTCTTCTGTGTAGTTTTTTTTATTTTAAACTCTTTTATCTTCATTTTAAAACCGGGAAAGAAAAATAAATATTTGGAATGGAATTATTTTCTTTCCACTCCATTAAATATCTTATCAATGAATTCCTTTTCAGGAGGTTTAGTTAAGTATGTTACAACTATTGTTGCAATTATTGCAATGGGCAATGCAATAATAATAGGGTCGACAGTAGGCCATGGTAAAGTTGTTATTATAACTGTCTTTCCAGTTACTACTTTTGATATCCCAACTGCCTCTGCTGATTTCTTGAATCCAAATAATAACCAGAAAAGGCTTGTAAGTGATCCTGAAACAAGCCCTGCAATTGCCCCAGCTTTAGTAACTCTTTTCCAGTATAATGCTGCAACATACATTGAAAGAAATGCTGCAGCAGTTATTCCAAACCATATTGAGGTTCCAACTGCTATTATGCTTGCTGGCAAAATAAATCCTAATATCACAGCTATTATAACAGCTACAACAATCCCTGCTCTTGCAACAAGAACGGAAGATCCTCCAGTTTTACCAGATAATGTCTCATAAATATCCCTACCAAGAGCTGTTCCCTGAACATGGAACTGAGCACTTAATGTTGACATTGCAGCAGATAGTAAAGTGATCATAAAAAGATATGCAAACCATAAAGGCATTGCAGCAGCTATAAAAGTTGGTATTACAGTATCTAAGTTTCCACCCGAAGCTTGAACCGCTGTTAAACCAGTATGTTGGTAGAAATACAAGTTAGATAATGCACCCACAATGTATGCACCAAATGTCATAACAAATATGAAAATGCCCCCAATTAAAACAGCCCTATTAAGCTCCCTATTAGATTTAACAGTCATAAATCGTACAACTAGCTGTGGTTGGGAAAGTACACCAATACCCACTCCCAGTATAAGACTTGAAACAAGAGTCCACCAGAATGGACTACCAAAAGATGGCATGGATGTCCAACCAGTAAATCCTGTTGCCACAGCTTTTGCAGTTGCATTTTGAGGAACAATATTTACAAGATTACTTAGAGCCTGATTTGCATCAATAACTCCACCCAACATCCAGTATACAGCACCTAAAAGAATAATCATTCCAAAGAACATTATGGATCCCTGCAGTGCATCTGTATACATTACACCCCTTATTCCCCCAAATACAACATAAACTGCAACTACTATTGCCATTGCAACAAGAGCAAAACTGTAATTTATCTGAAGTGTGGTTTCAACAAACCTCGCCATTCCAATAAGAACCACAGATGCATAAAGAGGCATTCCCAAAAATATCACTGCCCCTGAGAAATACTGTATGAATTTACTGTTAAAACGACGCGAAACAAACTCTGGAAATGTCAAAGCATTTAAATTATGTCCCATCTTCCTTGTTCGTTTACCAAATAAAACAAATGCAATGAATATTCCAACGATAATATTTAAAAAAACAAGCCATAAAATTCCCAAACCATAATTTGCTGCTACTCCTCCAAAACCCACAATTGCAGCGGTACTTATAAATGTAGCACCATAACTTAGGGCCATTATGTAGGGATGAGTGTTCCTTCCGGCCACCATATAGTCCTCAGAACTCTTAGTTCGTCTCCAAGCTACATAACCTACATAACCTACCATTAGGAGGTAAAACAATACAATTATACTCAACATAAAAATGTTCACAATACCCCTCCGTTTAACATAATAATATCTATTGTTACTTATTACTCACAATACCAGAAACAACTTAATGACCACCTAAGATCCATTTGATGTATCTAATCTTTGTAATTCTTAATTAATATTAATCTAATTTATAAAGAGTGTATAAAACTTTTTCTCAAATGCATTGAACACTTTTAATATCCAGCATACAACTGGCATGGATAATGAAATATTTTAATAAAATATGAGTATTAAAATTTAAATGCCAAACTTTTATTAATCCATCAGTTAAATTCAAACATGGAAATTTCAAGGGAGTTAATTGTGATCATCATTTTAATCATGAATAACTGATTATAATTTATTTGGGATATTATGGGGGATAATATGATCTGGAATAAAGAAGCAGAATGTATGTCTGATGATAATAAAGAAAATTTACAATTAAAAAGGTTAAAGGAAGCAGTTGAAAATGCATATAATAATGTTCCATATTATAAAAAGCGTTTAGATGGAATGAACATAAAACCAGATGATATAAAAACTCTTAAAGACATTGAAAAACTTCCTTTTACAACGAAAGATGATTTAAGGGAAGCCTATCCTTTTGAAATGTTTGCAGTTCCTAGAAAAGAAATTGTAGAAGTTCACACATCATCCGGTACAACTGGCAAACCTACTGTATCAGGCTACACTAGGGGAGATATAGAAATATGGAGTGAAGTCATGGCCAGAGGTTTATCAATGGCAGGGGTCACTGATGATGACATAATCCAAAATACACATGGTTATGGTTTATTTACAGGTGGTTTTGGTGTTCATTATGGTGCTCAAAAAATAGGAGCCACTGTAATTCCAATTTCAACAGGTCAAACCAAAAGACAAATTGAAATCATGCAAGACTTTGGAACTACTGTCATGATATTTACTCCATCATATGGACTTTACCTAGCTGAAGAAATCGAAGAAGAAGGAGTAAAAACAGAAGATCTCGGTTTTAAAGCCATTGGATTCGGAGCAGAAATGTGGACAGAAGAAATGCGTCAAAAAATTGAAAAACGATTCAATGCACCCGCTTATAACATTTATGG
This sequence is a window from Methanobacterium sp. SMA-27. Protein-coding genes within it:
- a CDS encoding bifunctional enoyl-CoA hydratase/phosphate acetyltransferase, whose amino-acid sequence is MITKFEEVFDKIKSHPKKQIAVAVAHDSTVLEAVTKADALNITDYILVGDEQKILDISKNEGFEINENKIYNEPNNIKAVKKAVQLVKSNRADILMKGFVNTDDFLRGVLDRDNGLRTGKVMSHVYVLESSALRRLLFITDGSMNIYPDLETKCSIILNSIYLANIFEIEEPKVAITTAIELANPKMPSTIDAAVLAKMSQRGQFSGKIIDGPLALDNAISPWAAEHKGIGGPVAGKADIIVVPSIEAGNILCKAHVYLTGGNLAGVVIGAAAPIVLTSRADTSQSKLNSIATAVLTANMERSLSIKFGNVHY
- a CDS encoding DUF308 domain-containing protein; amino-acid sequence: MQKMGIAIILIILGLIVLAFPVLGVVPAAVITGFLVLLFGLGMLFGGLFEISESISLGILEILLGIIALILGIGFIFNPALFAFLAGLIIYIVGIFFVIAGIIGVITKAGNSRWNGVVSIIIGLLYIIVGSIVTNPIYLGILIGLWLLIMGIIMLFQND
- a CDS encoding DUF3788 family protein; this translates as MEERVFIAEQPKPAEESLQNAFGESYRYFKELMDISDSYIKDWNFSKTSGWMLKVHDNKKALFYITPLKNEFKNKYGNQEK
- a CDS encoding MBL fold metallo-hydrolase; the protein is MKIKEFKIKKTTQKSWSEIFQNPRDIILESFKTGSVKINKRGTINFKHPNADYIKDQILNVPIISHLIKHNEFGNYLIDAGLDAMYTYDPHGGVKGKFADEFFQEKNENIGFHLKNNRIKLESIFLSHLHPDHIAGARELPKEIPYIVGKGEIEQYQPEIYGDFLKDIDTLYEIDFSTLNEIPPLGPCADLLGDGSLWAISTPGHTKGHISYLINGLDGPILLTMDASFISDNLRLKIAPCDYTEDISLAQKTLEQICEFLLEYPEVKVLAGHELL
- a CDS encoding sodium:solute symporter family protein, with the protein product MLSIIVLFYLLMVGYVGYVAWRRTKSSEDYMVAGRNTHPYIMALSYGATFISTAAIVGFGGVAANYGLGILWLVFLNIIVGIFIAFVLFGKRTRKMGHNLNALTFPEFVSRRFNSKFIQYFSGAVIFLGMPLYASVVLIGMARFVETTLQINYSFALVAMAIVVAVYVVFGGIRGVMYTDALQGSIMFFGMIILLGAVYWMLGGVIDANQALSNLVNIVPQNATAKAVATGFTGWTSMPSFGSPFWWTLVSSLILGVGIGVLSQPQLVVRFMTVKSNRELNRAVLIGGIFIFVMTFGAYIVGALSNLYFYQHTGLTAVQASGGNLDTVIPTFIAAAMPLWFAYLFMITLLSAAMSTLSAQFHVQGTALGRDIYETLSGKTGGSSVLVARAGIVVAVIIAVILGFILPASIIAVGTSIWFGITAAAFLSMYVAALYWKRVTKAGAIAGLVSGSLTSLFWLLFGFKKSAEAVGISKVVTGKTVIITTLPWPTVDPIIIALPIAIIATIVVTYLTKPPEKEFIDKIFNGVERK
- a CDS encoding phenylacetate--CoA ligase family protein; the encoded protein is MIWNKEAECMSDDNKENLQLKRLKEAVENAYNNVPYYKKRLDGMNIKPDDIKTLKDIEKLPFTTKDDLREAYPFEMFAVPRKEIVEVHTSSGTTGKPTVSGYTRGDIEIWSEVMARGLSMAGVTDDDIIQNTHGYGLFTGGFGVHYGAQKIGATVIPISTGQTKRQIEIMQDFGTTVMIFTPSYGLYLAEEIEEEGVKTEDLGFKAIGFGAEMWTEEMRQKIEKRFNAPAYNIYGLTEIMGPGVGLECSEQEGLHIFEDHFYPEIIDPETLQTLPDGETGELVLTTLTREGTPLIRFRTKDVTRLKRGKCGCGRNLVKMDRITGRTDDMMKIRGVSVFPSQIEKALLRIEGVEPHYQIIVTRPHLMDELEVRVEASEGLFSDEIKELVGIRQKIENYIHNEIGLRVKVTLVEPKTLPRSEGKAVRVIDKREL